The following are from one region of the Staphylococcus argenteus genome:
- a CDS encoding YlaI family protein, producing the protein MRQVQCIICDAKVFIDERTTESKRLKNNPIRTFMCDDCKSRLDTPKQRAQHYPLD; encoded by the coding sequence TTGCGACAAGTGCAATGTATTATCTGTGACGCAAAGGTATTTATAGATGAACGTACAACCGAATCTAAAAGGCTAAAAAATAATCCAATACGTACATTTATGTGTGATGATTGTAAAAGTCGCTTAGATACACCTAAACAGAGAGCACAACATTACCCTCTCGATTAA
- a CDS encoding YlaN family protein yields MAKQSTMKNAALKQLTNDADEILHLIKVQLDNLTLPSCPLYEEVLDTQMFGLQKEVDFAVKLGLVDREDGKQIMLRLEKELSKLHEAYTLV; encoded by the coding sequence ATGGCGAAACAATCGACAATGAAAAATGCAGCTTTGAAACAATTGACTAATGATGCAGATGAAATCTTACATCTGATTAAAGTCCAACTAGATAATTTAACTTTACCTTCATGCCCATTATATGAAGAAGTACTTGATACTCAAATGTTTGGACTTCAAAAAGAAGTTGATTTTGCTGTAAAATTAGGTTTAGTTGACCGTGAAGATGGCAAACAAATTATGTTGCGTCTTGAAAAAGAACTTTCAAAATTACATGAAGCTTATACACTTGTTTAA
- the typA gene encoding translational GTPase TypA, with amino-acid sequence MTNKREDVRNIAIIAHVDHGKTTLVDELLKQSGIFRENEHVDERAMDSNDIERERGITILAKNTAVDYKGTRINILDTPGHADFGGEVERIMKMVDGVVLVVDAYEGTMPQTRFVLKKALEQNLKPVVVVNKIDKPSARPEGVVDEVLDLFIELEANDEQLEFPVVYASAVNGTASLDPEKQDDNLQSLYETIIDYVPAPIDNSDEPLQFQVALLDYNDYVGRIGIGRVFRGKMRVGDNVSLIKLDGTVKNFRVTKIFGYFGLKRLEIEEAQAGDLIAVSGMEDINVGETVTPHDHQEALPVLRIDEPTLEMTFKVNNSPFAGREGDFVTARQIQERLNQQLETDVSLKVSNTDSPDTWVVAGRGELHLSILIENMRREGYELQVSKPQVIIKEIDGVMCEPFERVQCEVPQENAGAVIESLGARKGEMVDMTTTDNGLTRLIFNVPARGMIGYTTEFMSMTRGYGIINHTFEEFRPRIKAQIGGRRNGALISMDQGSASTYAILGLEDRGVNFMEPGTEVYEGMIVGEHNRENDLTVNITKTKHQTNVRSATKDQTQTMNRPRILTLEEALQFINDDELVEVTPESIRLRKKILNKNVREKEAKRIKQMMQENE; translated from the coding sequence ATGACTAATAAAAGAGAAGATGTCCGCAATATAGCAATTATTGCTCACGTTGACCATGGTAAAACAACACTCGTAGATGAGTTGTTAAAACAATCTGGTATATTCAGAGAAAACGAACATGTTGATGAACGTGCAATGGACTCTAATGACATCGAGAGAGAACGTGGTATAACAATCCTAGCCAAAAATACGGCTGTTGATTATAAAGGTACGCGTATTAATATTTTAGATACACCGGGGCACGCTGACTTTGGTGGAGAAGTAGAACGTATTATGAAAATGGTAGATGGTGTTGTTTTAGTAGTAGATGCATATGAAGGTACAATGCCTCAAACACGTTTTGTACTTAAAAAAGCATTAGAACAAAACTTAAAACCAGTTGTTGTTGTTAATAAAATTGATAAACCATCAGCTCGTCCAGAAGGTGTTGTAGATGAAGTATTAGATTTATTTATCGAATTAGAAGCTAACGATGAACAATTAGAATTCCCTGTAGTATATGCTTCAGCTGTAAACGGTACTGCTAGTTTAGATCCTGAAAAACAAGATGATAATTTACAATCTTTATATGAAACAATTATTGATTATGTTCCAGCACCAATTGACAATAGCGATGAACCATTACAATTCCAAGTTGCATTACTAGATTATAATGATTATGTTGGTCGAATTGGTATAGGTCGTGTATTCAGAGGTAAAATGCGTGTTGGTGATAACGTTTCATTAATTAAATTAGATGGTACAGTTAAAAACTTCCGTGTAACTAAAATCTTTGGTTACTTTGGATTAAAACGTCTTGAAATTGAAGAGGCACAAGCTGGTGACTTAATTGCTGTTTCAGGAATGGAAGATATCAACGTTGGTGAAACTGTAACACCACATGATCATCAAGAAGCATTACCAGTTTTACGTATTGACGAACCAACACTTGAAATGACATTTAAAGTAAATAATTCGCCATTTGCTGGTCGTGAAGGTGATTTCGTAACAGCCCGTCAAATACAAGAACGTTTAAATCAACAATTAGAGACCGATGTTTCATTAAAAGTTTCAAATACTGATTCACCTGATACATGGGTTGTTGCTGGACGTGGGGAATTACATTTATCGATTCTAATCGAAAACATGCGTCGTGAAGGATACGAATTACAAGTATCTAAGCCACAAGTAATTATTAAAGAAATTGATGGTGTTATGTGTGAACCATTTGAACGTGTTCAATGTGAAGTACCTCAAGAAAATGCTGGTGCAGTTATTGAATCATTAGGAGCACGTAAAGGTGAAATGGTCGATATGACTACAACTGATAATGGATTAACGCGATTAATCTTCAATGTACCTGCCCGTGGTATGATTGGTTATACAACTGAGTTTATGTCTATGACAAGAGGTTATGGTATTATCAATCATACATTTGAAGAGTTTAGACCACGTATTAAAGCTCAAATCGGTGGACGACGTAATGGTGCTTTAATTTCTATGGACCAAGGATCTGCAAGTACGTATGCAATATTAGGACTTGAAGATAGAGGGGTTAACTTCATGGAACCTGGTACAGAAGTTTATGAAGGTATGATTGTTGGTGAACATAATCGTGAAAATGACTTAACAGTTAATATTACTAAAACTAAACATCAAACAAACGTACGTTCAGCAACGAAAGATCAAACACAAACGATGAATAGACCTCGTATTTTAACTTTAGAAGAAGCATTACAATTTATTAATGACGATGAATTGGTTGAGGTTACACCTGAAAGTATCCGTTTGAGAAAGAAAATTTTAAATAAAAACGTTCGTGAAAAAGAAGCAAAACGTATTAAACAAATGATGCAAGAAAACGAATAA
- the ftsW gene encoding cell division peptidoglycan polymerase FtsW, translating to MKNFRSILRYIGRTSKFIDYPLLVTYIVLSLIGLVMVYSASMVPATKGTLTGGIDVPGTYFYNRQLAYVIMSFIIVFFIAFLMNVKLLSNIKVQKGMIIAIVSLLLLTLVIGKDINGSKSWINLGFMNLQASELLKIVIILYVPFMISKKMPRVLSQPKIILSPIVLALGCTFLVFLQKDVGQTLLILIILFAIIFYSGIGVNKVLKFGIPAVLGFLVVFVIALMAGWLPSYLTARFSTLTDPFQFESGTGYHISNSLLAIGNGGIFGKGLGNSAMKLGYLPEPHTDFIFAIICEELGLIGGLLVITLEFFIVYRAFQFANKTSSYFYKLVCVGIATYFGSQTFVNIGGISATIPLTGVPLPFISFGGSSMISLSIAMGLLLIVGKQIKVDQQRKKKQQKVDIRRRFN from the coding sequence ATGAAGAATTTTAGAAGTATTTTACGGTATATTGGTAGAACGTCTAAGTTTATTGATTATCCGTTATTAGTTACATATATTGTATTAAGTTTAATAGGATTAGTGATGGTATATAGTGCCAGTATGGTACCAGCGACGAAAGGGACATTGACCGGCGGGATTGATGTTCCAGGTACATATTTTTATAATAGACAATTAGCATACGTAATTATGAGTTTTATAATTGTATTTTTCATAGCCTTTTTAATGAATGTAAAGCTATTAAGTAATATTAAAGTCCAAAAAGGGATGATTATTGCAATCGTTTCACTTTTGTTACTAACCTTAGTTATAGGTAAAGATATTAATGGTTCTAAAAGTTGGATTAACTTAGGTTTTATGAACTTACAAGCATCTGAGTTATTAAAGATTGTAATTATTTTATATGTTCCGTTTATGATTAGTAAAAAAATGCCAAGAGTATTAAGTCAGCCAAAAATCATTTTGAGTCCTATTGTTTTAGCACTAGGCTGTACGTTTTTAGTATTTTTACAAAAAGACGTTGGACAAACATTACTTATATTAATCATTTTATTCGCGATAATATTTTATTCAGGTATTGGTGTAAATAAAGTGTTGAAATTTGGGATACCGGCTGTATTAGGGTTTTTAGTCGTCTTTGTCATTGCTTTAATGGCAGGTTGGTTGCCTAGTTATTTAACAGCTCGTTTTAGCACATTAACGGATCCATTCCAGTTTGAATCAGGAACGGGATACCATATTTCCAATTCATTACTTGCGATAGGTAATGGTGGTATTTTTGGTAAAGGATTAGGAAATAGTGCAATGAAATTAGGTTATTTACCTGAACCACATACCGATTTTATCTTTGCCATTATTTGTGAAGAATTAGGATTAATCGGAGGGTTACTCGTTATCACACTTGAGTTTTTCATCGTATATCGTGCTTTCCAATTTGCTAACAAAACATCATCTTATTTTTATAAATTAGTATGTGTCGGAATTGCTACTTACTTTGGAAGTCAAACGTTCGTTAACATTGGTGGTATTTCGGCGACAATACCATTAACAGGTGTACCTTTACCATTTATAAGTTTTGGTGGTTCATCAATGATTAGTTTGAGTATCGCCATGGGACTGCTTCTAATTGTAGGTAAACAAATTAAAGTTGACCAACAACGTAAGAAGAAACAACAAAAAGTTGATATTAGAAGACGATTTAATTAA